A region of the Vibrio chagasii genome:
CGCCTGCATGATTTCGGCGGCGACATTTCTAAATTCAAAGTCATCAAGCTACGCCCTTCTATCCTCGACCAAGTGGCGATCGCGAAGACAGAGCCTGGTGATGAAAACAACCAAGATATCTCTTCCCTAGTTGGTAAAGTAGATATCCGTAAACTAGAACACTTCTCTCAAGATGATCCAGATGCCTACAGCTACTCTGGTGCGCTGTGTAAAGCGAACCAAGGTCTGATGGAATTCGTAGAGATGTTCAAAGCACCAATCAAGGTACTACACCCTCTACTAACAGCAACTCAAGAGGGTAACTTCAACGGTACTGAAGGTCTTTCAGCGCTGCCATTCGACGGTATGATTTTGGCTCACTCGAACGAATCCGAGTGGCAGACATTCCGCAACAACAAAAACAATGAAGCTTTCCTAGACCGTGTGTACATTGTAAAAGTCCCTTACTGTCTGCGCGTTTCTGAAGAAGTTAAGATCTACAAGAAACTGCTTGAGCACAGTGAACTGTCGAACGCACCATGTTCGCCAAGCACACTCGACCTGCTATCGCAATTCAGCATCTTATCGAGACTGAAAGAGCCTGAGAACTCGTCTCTGTTCTCGAAAATGCGCGTTTACGATGGTGAAACCCTTAAAGATACCGATCCAAAAGCGAAGAGTTATCAAGAGTACCGCGACTACGCAGGTGTAGATGAAGGTATGTCTGGTCTATCGACTCGTTTCGCCTTTAAGATCCTATCTCGCGTGTTCAACTTCGACCAAGCCGAAGTGGCCGCGAACCCGGTTCACCTGTTCTACGTCATTGAACAACAAATTGAACGTGAGCAATTCCCGCAAGAAACCGCCGAGAAATACCTTGAGTTCTTGAAAGGATATCTAGTGCCACGCTACGTAGAGTTTATCGGCAAAGAAATTCAAACCGCTTACCTAGAGTCTTACTCTGAGTACGGTCAGAATATCTTCGACCGCTATGTAACCTACGCAGACTTCTGGATCCAAGACCAAGAGTACCGCGACCCAGAAACAGGTCAGCTATTCGACCGTGCTTCTCTAAATGGTGAGCTAGAGAAAATCGAGAAAACAGCCGGTATCAGTAACCCTAAAGACTTCCGAAATGAGATTGTGAACTTTGTGCTTCGTGCCAAGGCGAACAATAACGGTAAAAACCCGGTTTGGACCAGCTACGAGAAACTGCGCACTGTGATTGAGAAGAAAATGTTCTCCAACACAGAAGAGCTACTTCCTGTTATCTCGTTCAACGCTAAGACCTCAACGGATGATCAGAAAAAGCACGACGACTTCGTTGCTCGTATGATGGAAAAAGGCTACACCGAGAAACAAGTGCGACTGCTATCTGAGTGGTATCTAAGAGTTCGTAAATCCTCATAACCAAACGGTATAGAGCTGCTCAAATGGGCAGCTCATACCAACCAATAACTCTTATACCCGAGTAAAAGTAGGATCGCGACATCAGCTGAGAGGGAGTTCTTATGGCACAATTTATCGATCGGAGGCTCAATGGCAAGAATAAGAGTGCTGTAAACAGACAGCGCTTCTTACGACGCCATAAAGAGCAAATCAAAGAATCTGTGGCCGATGCAGTCAACCGACGCTCAATCACCAACACTGAAACTGGTGAGGACGTCACTATTCCTCATAAAGACATCAAAGAACCGAGCTTTCACCAAGGCCAAGGTGGCGTAAGAGAACGCGTGCACCCTGGTAATGATCAATTCATCACCGGCGACAAAATCGAGCGCCCGAAAGGTGGCGGTCAGGGGGGAGGGTCAGGCCAAGGGGATGCTAGTCCTGATGGCGAAGGTCAAGATGAGTTTACTTTCCAAATATCGAAAGACGAATACCTTGATATTCTGTTTGAAGATCTCGCTCTGCCTAACCTAGAAAAAAATCAGGTAAACAAGATCACTGAATGGAAAACCCACCGCTCTGGTTACCAAAGCGCCGGGATTCCATCCAACATCGCGATTGTTCGTTCGCTGCAGCAGTCACTGGCTCGTCGAACCGCAATGACAGCAGGTCGAAAACGCGATTTAAAAACGCTAATGGACCAGCTCGATCAAGTTCAAATGACCGAGCCCGCTCAACCGTTCGAAGAAGCTCGAATCAAGGAAGAGATTGCCGAGCTACGTAAAAAAATCGATAGCGTGCCGTTCATCGATACCTTCGATTTACGTTACAAAAACTACGAGAAACGCCCTATTCCATCTAGCCAAGCGGTGATGTTCTGCTTGATGGATGTGTCTGGCTCGATGGACCAAGCCACCAAAGACATCGCAAAACGTTTCTATGTGCTGCTGTACCTATTCCTTAATCGCACCTACGAAAATGTCGATGTGGTGTTTATTCGTCACCATACTCAAGCCAAAGAAGTCGACGAGCATGAGTTTTTCTACTCACAAGAGACCGGTGGCACCATTGTATCGAGCGCCTTAAAACTGATGAAAGAAATTGTCGCTGACCGTTACCCGGCTAATGAGTGGAATATCTATGCTGCGCAGGCGTCTGATGGTGATAACTGGGCAGATGACTCTCCTCGTTGTAAAGAGTTACTGGTCAACACGCTTCTGCCGACTTGCCAATACTACTCGTACATCGAAATCACGCGTCGCTCACACCAAACGCTCTGGCATGAGTATGAGAAGTTAGAAGCGAGCTTCGACAACTTCGCCATGAAAAACATCAAAACAGTGGATGATATCTTCCCTGTGTTTAGAGAACTGTTCCAGAAAGAGACAGCGTAAGGGGGCTTGCCATGACAGCGAAATCAAACGTTGCAGAGAAAGACAGAGCTGCACCAAAGAACAACGACAAGATGCTGCCTGATGGTCCAGATTGGACATTCAACCTCTTAGAGCGATACCACGTGGAAATTAAGCGTGTGGCGCAGCATTACCGACTAGACACTTACCCTAACCAAATCGAAGTGATCACTTCTGAACAGATGATGGACGCGTACTCGAGTATCGGTATGCCAATTAATTACAACCACTGGTCATTTGGCAAGAAGTTTATTCAAACAGAACAAAACTACAAGCATGGTCAAATGGGGCTCGCGTATGAAATCGTGATCAACTCAGATCCTTGTATCGCCTACTTAATGGAAGAAAATACTGTGACGATGCAAGCGCTAGTAATGGCACACGCTTGTTACGGCCATAACTCTTTCTTTAAGGGGAATTACCTGTTCCAAACATGGACAGATGCAAGTTCAATCATCGACTACTTGTTGTTTGCTAAGAAGTACATCAATGGTTGTGAGGAGAAATACGGCGTTTCAGAAGTCGAACAACTACTCGATTCTTGCCATGCCCTAATGAATTACGGCGTTGACAGATATAAGCGCCCAGAGAAGATCTCCATCGCAGAAGAAACCGCTCGCCAAGAAGAACGTGAAGCTTACCTGCAATCTCAAGTCAACGAACTGTGGCGCACTGTGCCACAAAACCGCGACAAAGAGGAAGAGCAGAAAGTACGCTTCCCAAGCGAGCCACAAGAGAACATTCTTTACTTCATTGAAAAGAATGCGCCTCTACTGGAACCTTGGCAGCGTGAATGTGTGCGTATAGTTCGCAAGGTCAGCCAATACTTCTACCCTCAGAAACAGACTCAGGTAATGAATGAGGGCTGGGCAACCTTCTGGCACTACACCATCCTCAACCATCTGTACGATGAAGGTTTAGTGAGCGATAAGTTCATCTTAGAGTTCCTACACAGCCACACTAGCGTAGTCGCGCAACCCGCCTACAACAGCCCGTATTTCAGTGGCATAAA
Encoded here:
- a CDS encoding YeaH/YhbH family protein, whose protein sequence is MAQFIDRRLNGKNKSAVNRQRFLRRHKEQIKESVADAVNRRSITNTETGEDVTIPHKDIKEPSFHQGQGGVRERVHPGNDQFITGDKIERPKGGGQGGGSGQGDASPDGEGQDEFTFQISKDEYLDILFEDLALPNLEKNQVNKITEWKTHRSGYQSAGIPSNIAIVRSLQQSLARRTAMTAGRKRDLKTLMDQLDQVQMTEPAQPFEEARIKEEIAELRKKIDSVPFIDTFDLRYKNYEKRPIPSSQAVMFCLMDVSGSMDQATKDIAKRFYVLLYLFLNRTYENVDVVFIRHHTQAKEVDEHEFFYSQETGGTIVSSALKLMKEIVADRYPANEWNIYAAQASDGDNWADDSPRCKELLVNTLLPTCQYYSYIEITRRSHQTLWHEYEKLEASFDNFAMKNIKTVDDIFPVFRELFQKETA
- a CDS encoding PrkA family serine protein kinase yields the protein MSIFDHYQSRYEAAKEEELTLQEFLALCKDDKSAYANAAERLLLAIGEPEVIDTAQDPQLSRIFSNRVISRYREFEDFYGMEDAIEQIVSYLKHAAQGLEERKQILYLLGPVGGGKSSLAEKLKALMQKLPIYVLSADGERSPVNDHPFCLFDVNEDGDLLKNEYGIEKRYLRSIMSPWAAKRLHDFGGDISKFKVIKLRPSILDQVAIAKTEPGDENNQDISSLVGKVDIRKLEHFSQDDPDAYSYSGALCKANQGLMEFVEMFKAPIKVLHPLLTATQEGNFNGTEGLSALPFDGMILAHSNESEWQTFRNNKNNEAFLDRVYIVKVPYCLRVSEEVKIYKKLLEHSELSNAPCSPSTLDLLSQFSILSRLKEPENSSLFSKMRVYDGETLKDTDPKAKSYQEYRDYAGVDEGMSGLSTRFAFKILSRVFNFDQAEVAANPVHLFYVIEQQIEREQFPQETAEKYLEFLKGYLVPRYVEFIGKEIQTAYLESYSEYGQNIFDRYVTYADFWIQDQEYRDPETGQLFDRASLNGELEKIEKTAGISNPKDFRNEIVNFVLRAKANNNGKNPVWTSYEKLRTVIEKKMFSNTEELLPVISFNAKTSTDDQKKHDDFVARMMEKGYTEKQVRLLSEWYLRVRKSS
- a CDS encoding SpoVR family protein, coding for MTAKSNVAEKDRAAPKNNDKMLPDGPDWTFNLLERYHVEIKRVAQHYRLDTYPNQIEVITSEQMMDAYSSIGMPINYNHWSFGKKFIQTEQNYKHGQMGLAYEIVINSDPCIAYLMEENTVTMQALVMAHACYGHNSFFKGNYLFQTWTDASSIIDYLLFAKKYINGCEEKYGVSEVEQLLDSCHALMNYGVDRYKRPEKISIAEETARQEEREAYLQSQVNELWRTVPQNRDKEEEQKVRFPSEPQENILYFIEKNAPLLEPWQRECVRIVRKVSQYFYPQKQTQVMNEGWATFWHYTILNHLYDEGLVSDKFILEFLHSHTSVVAQPAYNSPYFSGINPYALGFAMFKDIRRICEEPTDEDREWFPELAGSDWLEAVHFAMHNFKDESFISQYLSPKIIRDFKLFAVLDDDRKNTIEVSAIHDDPGYRLIREKLAAQYNLSNLEPNIQVFNVDVRGDRSMTLQYVPHDRIPLDKGYDEVMKHLYRLWGFDVILEEVKDTGHREILTTCPKRNDYGAKI